A region of Candidatus Lernaella stagnicola DNA encodes the following proteins:
- the rplK gene encoding 50S ribosomal protein L11, with protein sequence MAKKVMAKVKLQVPAGKATPSPPVGPALGQHGANIMEFCKQFNVRTQKQAAEGLIIPVEITIFSDRSFVFILKSPPAAILIKRAANLAKGSGEPNKEKVGTITVAQIDEIAKIKMADLNTDDIEQARSIIAGTARSMGVDVV encoded by the coding sequence ATGGCTAAGAAGGTCATGGCGAAAGTCAAGCTTCAAGTCCCGGCGGGCAAAGCAACACCCTCGCCCCCGGTCGGCCCGGCGCTCGGCCAGCATGGCGCCAATATCATGGAGTTTTGCAAGCAGTTCAACGTCAGAACACAGAAGCAAGCGGCCGAAGGCTTGATTATCCCGGTGGAAATTACGATTTTCTCCGATCGGTCGTTCGTATTCATTTTGAAGAGCCCCCCCGCGGCCATTCTCATCAAGCGCGCGGCGAACCTGGCCAAGGGCAGTGGCGAACCCAATAAGGAGAAGGTCGGCACGATCACCGTGGCGCAGATCGACGAGATCGCCAAGATCAAAATGGCCGACTTGAACACCGACGATATCGAACAAGCACGTAGCATCATCGCGGGCACGGCCCGTTCGATGGGTGTGGATGTTGTCTAA